From the Pseudoalteromonas tunicata genome, one window contains:
- a CDS encoding M48 family metallopeptidase, translated as MNINQLRHPKEVLYRTLCLVFGLILWVPLIFVAIWFIPFVALFLWVASMFFKASLYGNAVKVSDNQFKELHKIKVDLSNQMNIKNDPEFFIFNAEGAMNALAVKFLSTKYILLFSSLIDLLDTEDKQQLKAILAHELAHHAAGHTDFWLNLAMKPAMFIPFLGAAYSRACEYTADRVAVYFVGDAVSNALLQLACGSSALSKKLSTDEFLAQETAVPSVAGFINEIYSSHPRMTRRIAEAAKYHNNASTSIATRQAA; from the coding sequence ATGAATATCAATCAACTTCGCCACCCAAAAGAAGTGTTATATCGCACCCTCTGTTTAGTTTTTGGCCTAATCCTTTGGGTGCCATTAATATTTGTCGCCATATGGTTTATTCCATTTGTCGCGCTTTTTTTATGGGTCGCAAGTATGTTTTTTAAAGCGTCGTTATATGGCAACGCGGTAAAAGTTTCTGATAACCAATTTAAAGAACTACATAAAATAAAAGTAGATTTATCAAATCAAATGAACATTAAAAATGATCCCGAATTTTTCATTTTTAATGCTGAAGGTGCTATGAATGCGTTGGCAGTTAAATTTTTAAGCACTAAATATATTTTATTGTTTAGCAGCCTAATTGATTTACTCGATACCGAAGATAAACAACAATTAAAAGCGATTTTAGCGCATGAGTTAGCCCACCACGCAGCCGGCCACACTGATTTTTGGCTTAACCTTGCCATGAAACCAGCCATGTTTATTCCATTTTTAGGTGCTGCGTATAGCCGTGCCTGTGAATATACCGCAGATAGAGTTGCGGTTTATTTTGTTGGAGATGCAGTTTCAAATGCACTATTACAACTTGCTTGTGGCAGCTCGGCATTAAGTAAAAAGTTGAGTACCGATGAATTTTTAGCACAAGAAACTGCTGTGCCTTCTGTGGCAGGATTTATTAATGAGATCTATTCATCCCATCCACGTATGACAAGACGCATCGCAGAAGCTGCTAAATACCATAATAACGCATCGACATCGATTGCAACTCGCCAAGCGGCATAA
- a CDS encoding MATE family efflux transporter — MQNNSSKKIDLLADPIPATLKKMTVPMLIGMITLMLFNLVDTFFVSLLGTDPLAAISFTFPVTFTVISLAIGLSIGTSAVIAKALGSGDLAQARFDGVVALIVSACFVAVLAFIGYLSIDYIFALLGASQTLMPYIHDYMAVWFIGSVILITPMIGNAVLRASGDTKTPSIIMGFAGIVNAILDPMLIFGFGPIPAMGIKGAAVASVIAWSSAVVLILYILISQKKLLSLDAGQQTFMRAARKILKIGVPAASANMLTPIAMAVMTAMVAKHGDTAVAAFGVGSRIESIACLVVLALSMTLPPFVSQNFGAGKIERVEEAYKTALKFILGWQLGIYLVLVASSYWLSRAFASDPHVIEVIQLFMWILPLGYGIQGIIILSNSSFNALHLPMNALLLSIVRLFIFYLPFAYLGNVIAGLEGLFIGAVIGNVFTAAIAYYWFTHSLVNVSKQNKKQECTV, encoded by the coding sequence ATGCAAAATAATTCATCTAAAAAAATCGATTTACTCGCAGATCCGATCCCTGCAACACTCAAAAAAATGACAGTTCCTATGTTAATCGGCATGATCACGCTCATGCTGTTTAATTTAGTTGATACCTTTTTTGTTAGTTTACTCGGCACCGATCCCTTAGCTGCCATTAGTTTTACCTTTCCGGTGACGTTTACCGTTATTAGTCTCGCCATTGGCTTGAGCATTGGTACCTCTGCTGTTATTGCAAAAGCATTGGGGTCGGGTGATTTAGCCCAAGCACGATTTGATGGGGTGGTGGCGCTGATCGTATCAGCTTGTTTTGTGGCAGTATTGGCTTTTATCGGTTATCTCAGCATTGATTATATTTTTGCGTTACTTGGCGCAAGCCAAACTTTAATGCCGTACATTCATGATTATATGGCGGTGTGGTTTATTGGTAGTGTGATTTTAATTACGCCCATGATAGGCAATGCGGTGCTACGCGCCAGTGGTGATACTAAAACACCAAGCATTATTATGGGCTTTGCTGGCATAGTGAATGCGATTTTAGATCCGATGCTGATTTTTGGTTTTGGCCCAATTCCGGCAATGGGTATCAAAGGGGCCGCCGTTGCGAGCGTGATAGCTTGGAGTTCGGCTGTGGTGCTTATTTTGTATATTTTAATTAGTCAAAAAAAGTTATTGAGTTTAGATGCTGGCCAGCAAACCTTTATGCGTGCCGCGAGAAAAATCCTTAAAATTGGCGTGCCTGCAGCGAGTGCAAATATGCTTACACCAATAGCCATGGCTGTCATGACGGCAATGGTGGCTAAACATGGTGATACCGCGGTGGCAGCATTTGGTGTTGGTAGCCGAATTGAATCGATTGCGTGTTTGGTGGTGCTTGCATTGTCTATGACATTACCGCCGTTTGTGAGCCAAAATTTTGGGGCGGGGAAAATCGAACGGGTTGAAGAAGCGTATAAAACCGCATTAAAATTTATTTTGGGCTGGCAGTTAGGTATTTATTTGGTGCTAGTAGCGAGCTCTTACTGGTTAAGCCGTGCGTTTGCGTCAGACCCACATGTTATTGAAGTGATTCAGCTTTTTATGTGGATCTTGCCACTTGGGTACGGCATTCAAGGAATTATTATTTTATCAAACTCCTCGTTTAATGCCTTACACTTACCGATGAATGCTTTGCTGTTGAGCATAGTTCGACTCTTTATTTTCTATTTACCTTTTGCGTATTTAGGTAATGTAATTGCTGGCTTAGAAGGGTTGTTTATTGGTGCGGTAATCGGCAATGTGTTTACCGCAGCGATTGCGTATTATTGGTTTACTCATTCGTTAGTGAATGTAAGTAAACAAAATAAAAAACAAGAGTGTACAGTATGA
- the uvrB gene encoding excinuclease ABC subunit UvrB, giving the protein MSDVFRLQSDFQPSGDQPTAIKQLCEGLDAGLAHQTLLGATGTGKTFTMANIIHNLNRPTIIMAHNKTLAAQLYGEMKEFFPDNCVEYFVSYYDYYQPEAYVVASDTFIEKDASINEHIEQMRLSATKALLERRDVIIVASVSAIYGLGDPDSYMKMMLLLKVGEKVDQRDMLRRLSELQYTRNDIDFQRATYRVRGEVVDIFPAESETYAIRVEMFDDEIERLSIFDPLTGAVEKHIVRATIYPKSHYVTPRETILKATEEIKAELKQHREFLLKHNKLVEEQRVAQRTQYDIEMMVELGYCSGVENYSRYLSGRAPGEPPPTLLDYLPDDSLMIIDESHVTVSQIGAMYKGDRSRKENLVEYGFRMPSAMDNRPLKFDEFEAIAPQTIYVSATPGEYEITRSCGEVAEQVIRPTGLLDPEIEVRPVATQVDDLLSEIYKRVELKERVLVTTLTKRMSEDLTDYLADHGVKVRYLHSDIDTVERIEIIRDLRLGVFDVLVGINLLREGLDMPEVSLVAILDADKEGFLRSTRSLIQTIGRAARHLSGRAILYGDKITKSMAAAIEETERRREIQHAYNIKHGKVPMALQKKVTDIMDVGTTVTSEQMTAVNDASYAVLSAGQIAEKIKKLESKMMQHARELEFEKAAQVRDQIQHLQHSLINA; this is encoded by the coding sequence ATGAGTGATGTCTTTCGTTTGCAGTCTGATTTTCAGCCAAGTGGCGATCAACCCACTGCAATCAAACAGCTTTGTGAGGGGTTAGACGCGGGGCTTGCCCATCAAACCTTACTGGGTGCCACAGGTACGGGTAAAACATTCACCATGGCCAATATTATTCATAATTTGAATCGGCCCACCATTATTATGGCGCACAACAAAACCTTAGCGGCGCAGCTTTATGGTGAAATGAAGGAATTTTTTCCTGACAACTGTGTTGAATATTTTGTTTCTTATTATGACTATTATCAGCCAGAAGCCTATGTTGTCGCGAGCGATACCTTTATTGAAAAAGATGCTTCGATAAACGAGCACATTGAGCAAATGCGTTTGTCGGCCACCAAAGCCTTGCTTGAGCGCAGAGACGTTATTATTGTGGCATCGGTGTCGGCCATTTATGGTTTGGGTGACCCTGATTCATATATGAAAATGATGCTGTTGCTCAAAGTGGGCGAAAAGGTTGATCAGCGCGATATGCTGCGGCGTTTATCTGAATTGCAATATACCCGTAATGATATCGATTTTCAGCGTGCGACTTATCGAGTACGCGGTGAAGTGGTCGATATTTTTCCGGCTGAATCTGAAACCTATGCGATTCGGGTAGAGATGTTTGATGATGAAATTGAGCGACTGAGCATTTTTGACCCTCTGACTGGTGCGGTTGAAAAGCATATAGTTCGGGCGACTATTTATCCTAAATCTCATTACGTTACCCCGCGAGAAACTATTTTAAAAGCGACTGAAGAAATTAAAGCAGAGCTGAAACAACACCGTGAATTTTTACTCAAACACAATAAATTAGTGGAAGAACAACGGGTAGCGCAGCGCACTCAATATGATATTGAGATGATGGTGGAGCTTGGTTATTGCTCTGGGGTTGAAAACTACAGCCGTTATTTATCGGGTCGAGCTCCTGGCGAGCCACCGCCAACCTTGTTAGATTATTTGCCTGACGATAGTTTAATGATTATCGATGAATCTCATGTCACTGTATCGCAAATTGGTGCCATGTATAAAGGCGATCGCAGTCGTAAAGAAAACTTAGTTGAATATGGTTTTCGGATGCCATCAGCGATGGATAATCGCCCACTTAAATTTGATGAATTTGAAGCCATTGCGCCGCAAACCATTTATGTATCGGCCACCCCTGGCGAATATGAGATTACGCGTTCGTGCGGTGAAGTCGCCGAGCAAGTTATTCGACCAACTGGCTTACTTGATCCTGAAATTGAAGTGCGACCGGTTGCGACCCAAGTCGATGATTTACTTTCTGAAATTTATAAACGGGTTGAATTAAAAGAGCGGGTTTTAGTGACGACGCTAACAAAACGAATGTCAGAAGATTTAACTGATTATTTGGCAGATCATGGCGTTAAAGTGCGTTATTTGCACTCAGATATCGATACCGTTGAGCGCATTGAGATTATTCGTGATTTACGATTGGGCGTATTTGATGTTTTAGTTGGTATTAACTTGCTGCGCGAAGGCCTTGATATGCCTGAAGTATCATTAGTCGCTATATTGGACGCTGATAAAGAAGGTTTTTTACGCTCAACTCGCTCGTTAATTCAAACCATTGGCCGTGCTGCGCGCCATCTAAGCGGTCGGGCAATTTTGTACGGCGATAAAATCACAAAATCAATGGCTGCTGCGATTGAGGAAACCGAGCGACGACGTGAAATTCAGCATGCTTATAATATAAAACATGGCAAAGTGCCCATGGCGTTACAGAAAAAAGTAACGGATATTATGGACGTGGGCACAACGGTTACTTCGGAGCAAATGACGGCGGTTAATGATGCAAGTTATGCTGTCTTGTCAGCAGGCCAAATCGCTGAAAAAATTAAGAAATTAGAAAGCAAAATGATGCAACATGCTCGTGAGTTAGAGTTTGAAAAAGCCGCTCAAGTACGAGATCAAATCCAACACTTACAACATAGTTTAATTAATGCCTAA
- a CDS encoding class I SAM-dependent methyltransferase, which produces MPNLDFTPLITALKAAPIANKELARVFHGRGHSFATLEHLNLDFYPPYLFLVGYEPLAEQDLEALTSQITKVIASDWPSEIDGLIYQDRSVQPVQSQVLIGTDPGSFVIQELGIQYHVELTRSQNTGIFPDMRVGREFVMRHARDAKVLNLFSYTCGFSLAAMQGGAYTVVNMDMNKGVLKVGQNNHRLNQFDKNVSYFPHDILKSFGKLKKLAPFDLLIIDPPSFQKGSFVLTKDYQKIIRRLPELMAPDSVVLLCANSPELSEPAFKALIAAHCDNQLIFIERLAAAPGFIEVDSDRSLKALVYKKV; this is translated from the coding sequence ATGCCTAATTTAGATTTTACCCCACTCATTACTGCTCTTAAAGCAGCGCCAATTGCAAACAAAGAGCTTGCTCGTGTCTTTCATGGCCGAGGCCACTCGTTTGCAACCCTTGAACACTTAAACTTAGATTTTTATCCCCCTTATTTGTTTTTAGTGGGTTATGAACCGTTAGCTGAGCAAGATTTAGAAGCTTTAACCAGCCAAATTACCAAGGTGATTGCCAGTGATTGGCCAAGTGAAATTGATGGGCTTATTTATCAAGACCGTTCAGTTCAGCCAGTGCAGTCACAGGTATTAATTGGCACTGATCCGGGCTCATTTGTGATCCAAGAGCTGGGTATTCAGTACCACGTTGAATTAACACGCAGCCAAAATACCGGGATTTTTCCTGATATGAGAGTGGGGCGTGAGTTTGTAATGCGCCATGCTCGTGATGCCAAAGTATTAAATTTGTTTTCATATACCTGTGGATTTTCGCTTGCTGCCATGCAAGGAGGTGCTTACACCGTTGTTAATATGGATATGAATAAAGGCGTATTAAAAGTCGGGCAAAATAACCACCGTTTAAATCAGTTTGATAAAAACGTCAGTTACTTTCCGCACGATATTTTAAAATCGTTTGGTAAGTTAAAAAAACTCGCGCCATTTGATTTGCTTATTATAGATCCACCTAGTTTTCAAAAAGGCAGCTTTGTTTTAACCAAAGATTATCAAAAGATTATTCGTCGCTTGCCTGAGTTGATGGCCCCGGACAGTGTTGTATTACTGTGTGCTAATAGCCCAGAATTAAGTGAACCTGCGTTTAAAGCCTTAATTGCAGCGCACTGTGATAATCAACTCATTTTTATTGAGCGCTTAGCTGCTGCCCCTGGGTTTATTGAAGTAGATAGCGACCGTAGTTTAAAAGCGTTGGTATATAAAAAAGTGTAA
- the queC gene encoding 7-cyano-7-deazaguanine synthase QueC has product MPQKVVVIYSGGMDSFTVLNKAISEGHEVYALSFDYGQRHVKELKVAAQVCQALNVPHKIVDISAINQLIGGSSLTDDIDVPEGHYQEESMKSTIVPNRNMILLSLAVGYAVSLKASQVYYGAHSGDHAIYPDCRPEFVQKMSDVCKIANYDAVEIVSPYLNNTKIDILTDGLKMGLDYSHTWTCYNGREKACGKCGACQERLEAFRLNDVVDPLPYEA; this is encoded by the coding sequence ATGCCGCAAAAAGTTGTTGTAATTTATTCCGGAGGAATGGATTCTTTCACCGTGCTTAACAAAGCCATTTCCGAAGGCCATGAGGTCTATGCGCTATCATTTGATTATGGCCAGCGTCATGTTAAAGAATTAAAAGTTGCGGCGCAGGTCTGTCAGGCTCTGAATGTTCCTCATAAAATTGTTGATATTTCTGCTATTAATCAATTAATTGGTGGCTCTTCGCTTACTGATGATATTGATGTGCCAGAAGGACATTATCAAGAAGAAAGCATGAAAAGTACCATAGTGCCTAACCGAAACATGATTTTATTATCGTTAGCGGTCGGTTACGCTGTTTCTTTAAAAGCAAGCCAAGTCTATTATGGTGCCCATTCAGGTGATCACGCAATTTATCCAGATTGTCGCCCAGAATTTGTGCAAAAAATGAGTGACGTGTGCAAAATTGCTAACTACGATGCCGTTGAAATCGTCAGCCCATATTTAAATAATACTAAAATTGATATTTTAACCGATGGTTTAAAAATGGGATTAGATTACAGCCATACATGGACCTGTTATAACGGCCGTGAAAAAGCCTGTGGAAAATGTGGAGCCTGCCAAGAGCGTTTAGAAGCATTTCGCCTTAATGATGTGGTTGACCCTCTGCCATACGAAGCTTAA
- the queE gene encoding 7-carboxy-7-deazaguanine synthase QueE — MYKINEIFETIQGEASFTGMPSIFVRLQGCPVGCAWCDTKQTWETSDTYKVDLQKTVEKKADSELWADVTVAQLLALFVEKGYQAKHIVITGGEPCMYDLVPLCEGLHAAGYGTQVETSGTFEIKVPAETWVTVSPKINMRGGYAVLKSAMQRANEIKHPIAMQRHVDELEQLMAECGVTPKLIYLQPISQKAKATQLAIEVCKAKNWRLSVQVHKYLGIN, encoded by the coding sequence TTGTATAAAATTAATGAGATATTTGAAACCATCCAAGGTGAAGCCAGCTTTACTGGGATGCCGTCTATTTTTGTGCGTTTACAAGGCTGTCCAGTCGGTTGTGCTTGGTGCGATACCAAGCAAACTTGGGAAACCTCAGATACTTATAAAGTTGATTTACAAAAAACGGTAGAGAAAAAGGCCGACTCAGAGCTGTGGGCTGATGTTACTGTAGCGCAACTGTTGGCTTTATTTGTTGAAAAAGGATATCAGGCGAAGCATATCGTGATCACCGGTGGTGAGCCTTGTATGTATGATTTAGTGCCTTTATGTGAAGGTTTACATGCAGCAGGTTATGGCACTCAGGTTGAAACCAGTGGCACATTTGAAATTAAAGTGCCTGCTGAAACCTGGGTGACGGTGTCGCCAAAAATTAATATGCGTGGTGGTTATGCGGTATTAAAAAGCGCAATGCAACGCGCAAATGAAATTAAACATCCAATTGCAATGCAGCGCCATGTAGATGAGCTTGAGCAATTAATGGCTGAATGTGGTGTCACACCAAAATTGATTTATCTGCAACCAATTAGCCAAAAAGCGAAAGCAACACAATTGGCGATTGAAGTCTGTAAAGCTAAAAACTGGCGGTTATCGGTACAGGTGCATAAGTATTTAGGTATTAATTAA
- a CDS encoding DUF2069 domain-containing protein yields MIEKKSITKKFQRLALFGYIGLLILMPLWMFMFSPRDAHSNGFIFLVYILPLLLPLKGIIEDKTYTYAWANFIVMIYFIHGFTLLWVSPEERLFVLLELLFASAMFVGCTYYSRHRGQELGLKIRKLKDELAEEKEAHSHDSK; encoded by the coding sequence ATGATAGAAAAGAAAAGTATTACCAAAAAATTTCAGCGCCTTGCCCTCTTTGGTTACATTGGCCTGTTGATTTTAATGCCGTTATGGATGTTCATGTTTTCACCTCGGGACGCTCACAGCAATGGCTTTATTTTCCTAGTCTATATTTTGCCTTTATTGCTGCCACTCAAAGGCATTATTGAAGATAAAACCTATACCTATGCGTGGGCTAATTTCATTGTAATGATTTATTTTATTCACGGTTTTACCCTGCTATGGGTCAGCCCAGAAGAACGGTTATTCGTATTGCTCGAACTGCTTTTTGCCAGCGCTATGTTTGTTGGTTGCACCTACTATTCACGCCATCGCGGTCAAGAGTTAGGGTTAAAAATCAGAAAGTTAAAAGATGAGCTAGCCGAAGAAAAAGAAGCGCACAGTCACGACTCCAAATAG
- the wrbA gene encoding NAD(P)H:quinone oxidoreductase, translating into MAYILVLYHSSNGSVRNLAYEIADAIEQHGMEVKLRTFSAQQPQDIVVTKDDLIHCSALAFGTPTRFGMMAAQAKLFWETTSDIWLKGLLIDKPACVFSASSSMHGGNETTLLGLALPLLHHGMMLLGVPYDVPELASTQSGGTPYGATHVAGLNNSNTLSQHEIKICHAVGKRLATLTKKLL; encoded by the coding sequence ATGGCTTATATTTTAGTACTTTATCATTCAAGCAATGGTTCTGTAAGAAATCTAGCCTATGAAATTGCGGATGCAATTGAACAACATGGGATGGAAGTTAAATTACGGACCTTTAGTGCGCAGCAACCGCAAGATATTGTGGTGACAAAAGATGATTTAATTCATTGCAGCGCTTTAGCGTTTGGTACACCCACCCGTTTTGGCATGATGGCAGCACAAGCAAAACTGTTTTGGGAAACTACCAGTGATATTTGGCTCAAAGGTCTATTGATTGATAAACCAGCTTGTGTATTTAGTGCCAGCTCAAGCATGCATGGCGGTAATGAAACAACCCTATTAGGCCTTGCGCTGCCTTTATTACATCATGGCATGATGTTACTGGGCGTCCCTTACGATGTCCCAGAGCTTGCCAGCACACAAAGTGGTGGCACACCGTATGGAGCTACTCACGTTGCAGGGCTTAATAACAGTAATACACTGAGCCAACACGAAATTAAAATTTGCCACGCTGTTGGTAAACGTTTAGCCACACTCACTAAAAAGTTACTCTAA
- the arsC gene encoding arsenate reductase (glutaredoxin) (This arsenate reductase requires both glutathione and glutaredoxin to convert arsenate to arsenite, after which the efflux transporter formed by ArsA and ArsB can extrude the arsenite from the cell, providing resistance.), which produces MSIKIYHNPRCSKSRETLSLLGEHQIQAEIIEYLATPPSIETLKTIIAQLGYDSARQLMRTKEDLYKELGLKDESNEEALIAAMHQYPKLIERPIVVHGEKAAVGRPPESVLVLF; this is translated from the coding sequence ATGTCGATTAAAATTTATCATAATCCTCGTTGTTCAAAATCAAGAGAAACATTATCGTTATTAGGTGAACACCAAATTCAGGCTGAAATCATCGAGTATTTAGCCACCCCGCCAAGTATCGAGACCTTAAAAACAATCATCGCGCAACTCGGGTATGATTCTGCCCGCCAACTAATGCGCACCAAAGAAGATCTTTATAAAGAGCTTGGTCTTAAAGATGAAAGCAATGAAGAGGCACTCATTGCAGCAATGCATCAATACCCTAAATTAATTGAGCGCCCTATTGTTGTCCACGGTGAGAAAGCTGCTGTTGGACGCCCACCCGAAAGTGTATTAGTGTTATTTTAA
- a CDS encoding M48 family metalloprotease, with protein MNKKTRLAVVLSSYLAFSPYVTAQTSFNLPDLGTSAVSALSIDKEQAVGELMMMKVKSASPVFDDPVLDEYLTNIGNKLVANANDVRFPFKFFWLRNSDINAFAFYGGHVGVHTGLILNADDENQFASVLGHEIAHVTQRHLARRIQAQQENAPLSIAGMIAGILATIVAPDAGMAIISANQTQSALSQMSHSRGAEQEADRIGMTIMNNAGFDPRSSSEFLGKLSAQLRFKQKPPVFLLTHPLPDSRVSDVRLRAEQFPVKHVPSSLDFLLAKSRVIARFADKTENAELFFRSELKKSISIDKRALQYGLALALVDLKQFEEAQTLLSDLLADDSNNPFYLDTKTDLLLAQDKAAEAVKMLIPHHEVKPNNQVITLNLANAAMSAKQLDEAESLLKNFLLEKPNHSLAKQLLADCYKRQEKKAAYHETLASIMASNGGYQQASDEIQKALNFVESNEDIKQQRLKALLKQYRQMQKDLARL; from the coding sequence ATGAACAAAAAGACAAGACTCGCAGTTGTTTTAAGTAGTTATCTCGCATTCTCACCTTATGTTACGGCACAAACGTCGTTTAATTTACCAGACTTAGGCACATCCGCAGTCAGTGCACTTTCAATTGATAAAGAGCAAGCTGTGGGAGAATTGATGATGATGAAGGTAAAAAGTGCCTCACCAGTATTTGATGACCCTGTTTTAGATGAATACCTCACCAACATAGGTAACAAACTGGTTGCTAATGCCAATGATGTCCGTTTTCCATTTAAATTTTTTTGGCTTCGTAATTCAGATATTAATGCGTTTGCATTTTACGGCGGTCATGTAGGTGTTCACACAGGTCTGATTTTAAATGCTGATGACGAAAATCAGTTTGCATCTGTACTTGGCCACGAAATTGCCCACGTCACACAGCGCCACCTTGCGCGTCGAATTCAAGCACAACAAGAAAATGCTCCCCTCAGTATTGCAGGTATGATAGCGGGTATTTTAGCAACCATAGTGGCACCCGATGCTGGCATGGCCATTATTTCAGCTAACCAAACCCAATCTGCTTTAAGTCAAATGAGCCATAGCCGTGGTGCAGAGCAAGAAGCCGATCGTATTGGCATGACAATTATGAATAACGCAGGATTTGACCCGCGCTCATCGAGTGAGTTTTTAGGCAAACTCTCAGCACAGTTACGTTTTAAACAAAAACCACCGGTATTTTTACTTACCCATCCGTTACCTGATAGCCGTGTTTCAGATGTACGGCTGCGCGCAGAGCAATTCCCAGTCAAACATGTCCCTTCGAGCCTAGATTTTTTATTGGCTAAAAGCCGTGTTATCGCCCGCTTTGCCGACAAAACAGAAAATGCCGAACTTTTTTTTCGCAGCGAGTTAAAAAAATCAATCTCAATAGATAAACGCGCTCTACAATACGGTTTAGCGCTGGCATTAGTCGACTTAAAACAATTTGAAGAAGCTCAAACCTTATTAAGCGACCTATTAGCCGACGATAGCAATAACCCTTTTTATCTTGATACCAAAACCGATTTGTTATTAGCGCAAGATAAAGCCGCTGAAGCAGTTAAAATGCTGATCCCGCATCACGAAGTAAAACCAAATAATCAGGTCATTACTCTTAATTTGGCCAATGCTGCAATGAGCGCAAAACAACTCGACGAAGCAGAGTCATTGCTAAAAAACTTTCTGCTAGAAAAACCGAACCACAGCTTAGCAAAACAATTATTGGCTGATTGTTACAAACGCCAAGAGAAAAAAGCGGCGTATCACGAAACACTTGCCAGCATCATGGCCAGTAATGGTGGCTATCAACAAGCGTCTGACGAAATTCAAAAAGCGCTCAATTTTGTTGAATCGAACGAAGATATTAAACAACAGCGCTTAAAAGCATTGTTAAAACAATATCGCCAAATGCAAAAAGACCTAGCAAGGCTTTAA
- a CDS encoding AI-2E family transporter translates to MFEFVKLWYERKFSDPHSVTLFFVSIAIVALLYFVGSLIIPVLVAVVIAFLLEWPVQKMTQIGSSRLTASALVMLCFSSLAIASFIGIVPVLWQQLANFLQEAPHMLEKGKAYLLQLPAQYPELITSMQIQTLVGAVENKFIEFGQIILSSSLTSLKDIVALLIYLILVPLLVFFMLKDKKELVGGVSRLLPEQRRLLSQVWREMHQQIMNYIRGKVIEILIVGGVSFITFALFDLRYAALLGALVGFSVLIPFVGAALVTIPVAAVALFQFGLAPEFWYIIIAYGIIQALDGNVLVPVLFSEAVDLNPVYIIVAVLFFGGLWGFWGVFFAIPLASLVRALINAWSSEQEKVAVE, encoded by the coding sequence GTGTTTGAATTTGTAAAGTTATGGTACGAAAGGAAATTTTCTGATCCTCATTCAGTAACGTTGTTTTTTGTGAGCATTGCGATTGTGGCTTTGCTGTATTTTGTCGGCTCGCTGATTATTCCTGTGCTGGTGGCCGTTGTCATCGCATTCTTGCTTGAATGGCCGGTGCAAAAAATGACTCAAATTGGCAGCTCGCGATTAACCGCTTCTGCTTTAGTTATGTTGTGTTTTAGCAGTTTAGCGATTGCATCGTTTATTGGCATTGTGCCGGTGCTTTGGCAGCAGTTAGCTAATTTTCTGCAAGAAGCCCCTCATATGCTCGAAAAAGGAAAAGCATATTTATTACAGTTACCGGCTCAATACCCAGAGCTGATTACTTCGATGCAAATTCAAACTTTAGTCGGCGCAGTTGAAAATAAGTTTATTGAATTTGGCCAAATTATTTTATCGAGCTCGCTCACATCACTTAAAGATATTGTAGCGTTATTGATTTATTTGATTTTGGTGCCTTTATTGGTCTTTTTTATGCTCAAAGATAAAAAAGAATTAGTAGGAGGTGTAAGCAGATTACTGCCAGAGCAACGGCGCTTATTGAGCCAGGTGTGGCGTGAAATGCATCAGCAAATTATGAATTATATTCGTGGCAAAGTGATTGAAATTTTAATTGTGGGTGGCGTTTCGTTTATTACTTTTGCGCTATTTGATTTACGTTATGCAGCACTACTTGGCGCGCTGGTTGGTTTTTCAGTATTAATTCCATTTGTTGGCGCTGCGTTAGTGACCATTCCTGTTGCTGCTGTAGCTTTATTTCAGTTTGGCTTAGCACCTGAGTTTTGGTACATCATTATTGCTTACGGCATTATTCAAGCGTTAGACGGTAATGTATTAGTCCCCGTGCTTTTTTCTGAAGCAGTCGATTTAAACCCTGTTTATATAATAGTGGCGGTGTTATTTTTTGGTGGTTTGTGGGGTTTTTGGGGCGTGTTTTTCGCAATACCTTTGGCATCACTGGTGCGTGCATTAATCAATGCTTGGTCGAGTGAACAAGAAAAAGTCGCAGTGGAATAA